Within the Nitrospirota bacterium genome, the region CATGCAGGTCGGTGAAGCGAACCGTGAGCGGGTCCGTCTCCGGATGCTCTTCAACTAAGCGAATGGCGATATCTTCTGTGTCGTTCCATTTCAGATCCATCTGAACTCCTTCGTCGTTCGTGAAGCGCTGCGAAACAGGCTTTCCGAGGCCGCGTCACGTTAGGTCCGAGACCTTCTTGCCCTGGAGCCCTCGTGTGAGCGAATCGTTCAGCATAGCGACGGTCAGGCGCTGCGCCGATCGTTCGAGGTCGGCCATGCGCGCGCGGATGGCGCGGAGATCGTTACCCTCCCTTGCGGCTGCCAGGGCCGAGAGGGCCGCTTGAATGGCCGTGACCTCTTCCGGGGCGACAAGCTGACGCCCTTCGCTCAGGGACTTCTCCGTCGTCGTGATCAAGGCGCCGGCCTCGAGCCTCGTCTCGATCAATTTGCGGGCACTGACGTCCTCTGCTGCAAACTTGAACGAATCCTCGATCATCTGCTCCACTTCGCGGTCGGATAACCCATATGAGGGTTTCACCTCGATGGACTGGCTCTGTCCGGTTCGCATGTCGCTGGCCTTCACGTTCAAGATCCCATTGGCGTCGATAAGGAACGTGACTTCGATGCGCGGCACGCCGGCCGGGAGCGGGGGCACTTTTAGGCGAAATTTTGCCAGGCTGCGATTGTCGTTCGCCAGTTCTCGTTCCCCTTGGAGGATGTGGATATCCACGCCGGTCTGCCCATCGACATAGGTGGTGAACATTTCTTTCGCGCTTGCCGGGATGGTCGTGTTCCGGCGAATCAAGCTGCTCATTACGCCGCCCATGGTTTCGATGCCGAGCGAGAGAGGCGTGACGTCGAGCAAGAGCATGTCCGTCGTGCCGCCGCTGAGGATGTCCGCTTGCACGGCTGCGCCCAGGGCCACGACTTCATCCGGATTGATCTCACAATGGGGGGTCTTCCCGAACAACTCCTGAACCCGTTGCCGCACGAGCGGCATGCGGGTGGAGCCCCCGACCAGCACGATTTCGTCGATCGCGTCCGGAGTGAGCCCCGCGTCTTTCAGGGCCATCCGGCAGGGGGCCAGGGTCCGTTCGATAATTCCCATGGTCAAAGTTTCGAGTTGGTCCCGCGTCAATTCTCGCGTGAAGCGGCCCTTGTTGTCTGGCAGCTCGACCGACACCTGTATTTTCAGTTCGTCGGACAGTTGGATTTTGGCCCGTTCCGCCTCGAGCCGGATCGTTTGCATATGGTCCGGGTAGGCACTGAGGTCGATTCCATGCTGGCTGCGAATGTCTGCCAGGAAGAGGTTGGCAATCTCACGGTCTAGATCGTCTCCGCCTAGGTGGGTGTCGCCGTTCGTAGCCAACACTTCGAAGATGCCGTTTTTAAGTTTGAGGATGGAGATGTCGAAAGTACCCCCGCCGAAGTCGTAGACGGCGATCGTGCCCTGCGTTTTTTCTTGCAGTCCGTAGGCGAGCGAGGCGGCGGTCGGTTCGTTGATAATTCGTAACACGTCCAGCCCGGCGATCATGCCGGCGTCTTTCGTGGCTTGGCGTTGGCTATCGTTGAAGTAGGCTGGGACGGTGATGACGGCTTTCGTGATGCTTTCGCCGAGATGTTCTTCCGCCCGCTGTTTCAGCTCTTTTAAAATCATCGCCGAAATTTGCGGGGGCGAATAGGATTTTTCGCCGAGCTTGATCCGGATCACGCCGCCTTGCTCGGTGAGCGAGTAGGGGAAGTAGGCCAGTTCGCCCTGTACATCCTCAAGGGCCTTTCCCATGAAGCGCTTCACGGAGTAGACCGTCCGCTCGGGATTGCGGGTCAGGTGTTCCTTCGCCGGGTCGCCGACGATCAGGCCATTGTCAGTCATGGCCACGACGGAGGGCACCATCGTACGCTCGTTCCGTCCTGGAATGATGCAGGGGTGGCCCTCTTTCATATAGGCCACGAGCGAATTCGTGGTGCCGAGATCGATGCCGACGATGCGTGACATGGTGGTTATCCGATGGTTGCGACGAGGTCGTTGACGATGCTCTTGACGTAGGTGCGGTTGGAGAGGATCTCTCGCATCTGCTTCAGCAGACGGTCCCGTTCGGCACGGGCGTGGCTAGTTGCGTCGCCTTGATTCTGGAGCGCATCCCAGTCGGTGAAGAGTTGCTGGAGGCTGCTCTCCATGTCCTGTTTGCGCTGCTCCAGGGTCAGTTGTTCCGCTTGGAGTTTGGCGCGAAGCTGTTGCCCTGTTCCCGATGTGGGGTCGGCGGCCCGGTATTCGTTCAGCGTGTCTTGGAGTTCAAGGATTTCCTCGAAGAGGTCGGCCGGAGGCGAGTTCCGGATCTCCTTCACGGCCCCCGCTTCCAGGTCGAGCAGATATTCGGCCCGCTGAATCGGATCGCGGAGGGTGCGATAGGCCGAATTGAGCGTGGCAGAGTTGCCCAGGCTGATGGTCTGTTCCGTCTCGCTTTTGTTCTGATAGAAGTCCGGATGGAAGGCGCGGCTGAGTTCGTAAAACTTGGCTTCCAGCTTGCTTTGGTCGATGGTGAGACGGCGAGGAAATCCGAAGCAGGTGAAGTAGTCGGTTTCTTTCGACACAGGCTGGACCTTGACGCAGCGGTCGCAGAAGTATTCTCCGGACACCTCCGATTGACAGTGCCAGCACATGCTCCTGGCCATCTGTAGCTCACGAGGGTTTGAGCTGTGAGTGTGGTGATGGTCCATCCCGTTACCTCTGTTGTCGTTCATTACGCCGAGAAGGACTCTCCGCAGCCGCACGTTTTGTCGGCGTTCGGATTGACGAACTTGAAATTGCCGCCCAGCAGGTCTTTCTGGAAGTCCAGCTGTGTGCCTTGCAGATAAATGGCGCTCTTGGCGTCGACAATAACTTTGACCCCGTCGATGTCATGGATCTGGTCATGGGGCCCGATCTTTTCGTCGAAGTTGATCGTGTAGCTGAGGCCTGAGCAGCCGCCGCCCTTCACGCCGAGACGGAGCCCGCCTTCAGTGAGGCCCTGCACGTTGATGAGGCGTTTGACTTCCTTGAGCGCCGCCTCGCTGAGCGTAATCACTGGAGCCTGGGTTTCTGCGTTGGTTGTGTCCATGGTGCGCTCCCTTTCTGACGTTACTTCGCGTCGGTCGCGGGTCCGTCGGCTTTCTTCTGGTAGTCTGCGAGGGCGGCTTTGATCGCATCCTCGGCGAGCACGGAGCAATGGATCTTCACCGGTGGCAGGTTCAGCTCCTGCACGATGTCGGTATTCTTGATCTTCTGGGCTTCCTCGATGGTCTTGCCCTTCAGCCACTCGGTGGCGAGGCTGGAGCTGGCGATGGCGGATCCGCAGCCGAAGGTCTTGAACTTCGCGTCCACGATCATATCGTTCTGCACCTTAATCTGAAGCTTCATCACGTCGCCGCACTCCGGGGCTCCGACCATGCCGGTGCCGACCCCTTCCTCATCCTTCTTGAAGCTCCCCATGTTGCGGGGGTTATTGAAATGATCGACGACTTTGTCACTGTAGGCCATGATGCATCCTCCTCTTGCCTGCCCTGGTTAGTGGGCCGCCCATTGGACCGATTTTAAATCGACGCCTTCTTTTGCCATCTCGTACAGCGGGGACATTTCGCGCAACTTGGTGACGATTTCAATCACCTTTGTGATCGTATAGTCGATTTCGTCGTCCGTGTTGAAACGGCCCAAACCGAAGCGGATCGAGGAATGCGCCAGTTCCGTTCCGACTCCCAGGGCGCGGAGCACGTAGGAGGGCTCCAATGTGGCCGAGGTGCAGGCCGAGCCGGACGAGAGGGCGATATCCTTCATCCCCATCAGCAACGATTCGCCTTCCACGTAGGCAAAGGAGATATTGAGGTTGCCGGGGAGCCGGTTGGTCGGATGGCCGTTCAGATAGCTTTCCTCGAGAGCCTTCATAATGCTGGTCTCCAGCCGGTCGCGCATCGCGATCAACCGGGCCGTTTCCTGGACCATCTCCTGCTCGCAGAGTTCGCAGGCCTTCCCGAATCCCACGATCAAGGGCACAGGAAGCGTGCCGGAGCGCATGCCTCGCTCATGTCCGCCTCCGTCCATTTGTGCCACGATGCGAACCCGCGGATTCTTTTTTCTCACGTAGAGAGCCCCGACCCCCTTGGGTCCGTATAGCTTATGGGCCGAGAAGGACATCAGATCGATGCCCATCTCCTGCACATCGACCGGGATCTTGCCGACGCCCTGCGTGGCGTCGCAGTGAAAGAGGATGCCCTTCTCCTTAGCGATCTTGCCGATTTCTTTGACGGGGTTGATCGTGCCGATTTCATTGTTCGCCAGCATGATGGAGATGAGGATCGTCTTCTCTGTGATCGCATTGCGCACATCTTCGGGATTCACCATGCCGAATTTATCGACGGCGAGGCAGGTGACCGTCGCTTTGCCCTTGCCTTCCAACGCTTTGACTGTGTCGAGCACGGCGCGATGTTCGGTGGAGGAGGTAATGATGTGGGTGCCCTTCTCCCCGTACATCTCCAGCACGCCCTTGATCGCGAGGTTGTCCGATTCGGTGGCGCCGCTGGTGAAGACGATTTCTTTCGGGTCGGCCTTGATCAGCTTCGCGATCTGCTTCCTGGCGTTTTCGACGGCTTCCTCCGCGGCCCACCCGAAGGCGTGGTTCCGGCTGGCCGCGTTCCCGAACTTCTCGACGAAGTAGGGGAGCATGGTCTCCAGGACGCGGGGATCCATCGGGGTGGTGGAGTGGTTGTCTAAGAAAATCGGCAATTTCATCGTGCAACTCCTTGTGCCGCGGAAGACTGAATCGTAATGAGGGGTGTGCCACCCATCATGTCTTGCAGGGTCATGTTATTGAGCAATTGGGCGATGCTGTCCTGAACCTTCAACAGCGGTGTGCGGATATTGCAATTGTCCCGCTGCATGCAGAAGTCGCCATCCTTCTCGTGCGAACAATCGGTGATACCCAATGGCCCTTCGATGCTTTCGAGAATTTGCGCGATCGTAATTTTATCTGCGCGCCGCGCCAGCACATACCCGCCTTTCGGGCCATTGTGGCTTTCGATCAGCGCGTTCTTGGCCAGGGTCTGGAGCACTTTGGCCAGGAGTTCGAGGGGAATGTTATATTCCTCCGCGATTTCCTTCGTATTCACGACGCGGCCCGGCATCACGTCGCCGAACTGGGCGGCTGCGATGTGTTGAAGAGCCATGAGGGCGTAGTCTGCTTTTTTTGAAATTTTCAACATTGCTATTGCCGATCTCCAGGGTCGGAGACTATAATGATCTCCGATCAATAAGGTCGGATTAAGGATAGCACGCAGGTTTCTGGCCTGTCAACAATAGGAACGAAGACTGAATTTGGCCTCGAAAGGAACGGTATATGGGCGGAACCAATCCCTATATTGAAAAAGCTAACTATGAGCTGCCTCAGCGAGCCTATAGCGTCACCTTTGTCGCTCCCGATGGAGTGACGACGAAGGTTTTGGTCGATCCAGCCAAGATCCCCTACGGCCCGACAGGGCTTCCGGGAAGTCTCCTGGATGTGGCGATGGGTAGCGGGGTGGCATTGGAACATGTCTGCGGGGGGGTCTGCGCCTGTTCGACCTGCCACATCATCGTGAAGCAGGGGCTGGAGAGCTGTAGTGAAGGGACGGACGATGAGTTCGACCAGTTAGAGAAGGCGCCGCTCACCACGTTGCAGTCACGGCTCGGCTGCCAATGTGTGCCGAACGGTACGAAAGATATCGTGGTTGAGATCCCGGCTGTGAACAAGAACCTCGTGAAGGAAGGGCACTAGTCGTAGGCTTCAGTTTTCACTTCTTTCCGCTCGTATCCCGTTTCCATAAGATAGGCTCTCAATGGCCGCACGAATCCCTTCACCCCGCTGAGGAATGGCGTCATTTTCTGTTTGCCTGCGACGAGGGGGCGCAGGACGGTCAGCGTCGCTTCGACCACTTCCTCGTCTGTCCCCTTCAGCACCATCGGTATATATCGGAATGAGGGTTGCTGTGCGGCTAAGGCCTGCAGTTCAGCGTGGTAGAGCCGTTCACTCTCAGCCGGACCGACCGCAATCAAGGTGGTGGCCGGTAGCAGGCCTGCTATCGCCAACTGCTTCAACATGCAGCGGATCGGCACGATGCCGGTGTAGCGACTGACGAGGAGCAGTTCTCGATCGAGGGAGGGGGGCAGTGAGAAGTTCCCATAGGGGCCGGACAGCAGGAGCTCATCGCCCGGCTTGAGCCCGTAGAGATAGTTCGAGCCGGTTCCATCAGGAACTCGATCGAAGACCAGGGTCAGTTGCCCTGCCTGGGAAGGGGGCTCTGCCAACGAATAGGCGCGATTGAGGGGAGGTTTGATGCCGACAGGGAGTTGCATGGAGACCCACTGACCTGGCTGGAAGAGGATCTTCTGAGTTTTGGGGAGCAGAACCAATTGACGAACGTGGGGCGTGAGATCCATGACCGAGAGGACCGTTGCCGGTTGTGTAGGTTCCGCCATGACGATCTCCTCCCTATTCTCTTATCAGATGACCGCTCCGGATGAAAGGGCGCGCCACAAGCGATTCTGTACAAGACTTTTCACCCCATGCTATAGATACCGACCGTTCCGCAACGATATAGGATTATTCGATGAGCCAAGTCAGAGTGAGATTTGCCCCCAGCCCCACAGGTTTTCTCCACATCGGTGGGGTTCGCACAGCTCTGTTCAATTGGCTCTTTGCTCGTCAGCAGAAGGGCGTGTTTGTCCTTCGCATCGAAGACACGGACCAGGACCGCTCGACCGATGAGTCGATCCAGGCCATCCTTGAGGGGCTGAAGTGGGTGGGGCTAGATTGGGACGAGGGGCCCTTCCGTCAGACCGAGCGTATCGACCTCTATCGCAGCTATGCGATGCAGCTGTTGGAGAAGGGCCAAGCCTATTGGTGTTCCTGCAAAGCGGAAGAACTCGAAGCCAGGCGGAAGGAAGCAGAGGCCAAGGGGCTGTCTCCGAAATACGATAGCCGTTGCCGTGATCGTGGCCTGGCCAATCCAGCCGGCGATGCGGCCCTGCGTTTCAAGGCTCCGTTAGAGGGTGAGACGGCGGTCGACGACCTGATCAAGGGCAAGATTGTCTTCGATAATAGTGTGCAGGACGATCTGATCATTCTCCGGTCGAACGGTTACCCGACATACAACTTTTCAGTGGTGGTCGATGATGCGCTGATGAACATTACTCATGTGGTGCGGGGCGACGATCACTTGACCAATACGCCGCGGCAGATCCCAATCTTTCAAGCGCTCGGGTTTCCCGTTCCTCAGTTCGGGCATTTGCCGATGATTCTGGGTGCGGATAAATCCCGCCTGTCGAAGCGGCATGGAGCCACTTCGATTATGGCCTATAGAGACATGGGTTATCTGCCGGATGCCATGGTGAATTATCTCGTGCGGCTCGGGTGGTCGCATGGGGACCAGGAGCTCTTCACTCGCCAGGAGCTGATCGAGAAGTTTTCCTGGAAGAATGTGCAGACCTCACCTGCCGTGTTCAATCCTGAGAAGCTGATCTGGGTGAACGCGGAATATCTCAAGGTCAGCCAGCCGGCTTTGGTCGCTCAGGCTCTGGTGCCCCTCCTGGAGGCCGCGGGCCTGACAGGCGAAGTCCGGGCTGTTGCGCCCGATTGGCTCGCACAACTGGTCGTCCTCGTGAAAGAGCGGGCGAAGACGCTGGTGGAGATGGTCGAATGGGTAAGGCCCTATTTCGGGCAGGCCGTGACCTTCGATGAGGACGCGGCGAAGAAGTTTCTGACGCCGGCTATCGCGCCGGTCCTTGGTAAATTGCTCGTTCGCTTCGAATCCTTCCCTGTCTTCTCCAAGCAGCAATGGGAAGAGGCCTTTAAGCAGCTGGTCGAGGCAGAAGGGATGAAGATGGGCCAGCTGGCTCAGCCGGTCCGTGTGGCCTTGACCGGCCGCACAGCCAGTCCTGGCCTTTTTGAAGTGATGGAGGTCTTAGGGCGAGACAGGACCATTTTTCGCCTTCGCCAGGGGCTCGACCGGGCCTCGCAGGCCTGAGAAAGTTCCGTTCCGATCAGCATCGATCTTGACGAAGCCAAGAGCCTTATATTATTGTGGCTCTAGGTTGGGGGATCGTCTAGCGGTAGGACGTCAGTTTCTGGATCTGACTACCTAGGTTCGATTCCTAGTCCCCCAGCCAAATAATCTTTCCCGCCCCGTACTTTCAGATCCATGCCTCGATTCCGTACCGCGCTGGGGGATCGTCTAGCGGTAGGACGCCGGCCTTTGGAGCCGGCTACCTAGGTTCGATTCCTAGTCCCCCAGCCATTTTCTTTGATCGCTTCTCTCATTCCCCCCACGCTATGGCAAGTCGTACTTCTTTCCGCGCGTAGCGGCAAGAGCTGCATGGAATCGCTATCGTTTTCGACGAATGCCAAGGAGGAAGGATGGAGAGGCGTGTCCTAGGAAGCTCTTCGAGCCAGTTCAGCTGAAAATATATTGCAGACGCGGTCGAACTCTTGTCGTACCACCGGGATGAGCGTCGACGCTTCTTCCAGGGATTGAGAGGTTCTGAGCCCTTCAAGCTGATCGCACAGTTCGGAGAGCCGGACGGCACCTACTATGGCGCTGCAGGATTTTAACCCGTGGGCCGATTCTAAGAGGGCCTTGCTATCCCGGTTTGCGAGCGCTGCCAGCAGCGTATCGACCAATTTCCTCGAATCCTTAAGGTAGAGGTCTAGTATTTTTGCGAGAATATCGGGGCGTCCTGGTCTCTGGGCCTCCAAGATCGGTTGCCAGGCCTTAGGATTAACGGAAAGGGAGGGTGGCTGTTTGTTATCCTTGTGGTTGAGATGTTCGCCAGTCCCCTGTGGTTCGGTTGTGCCTGCCTTGAGCTGCAGTTTCAATGTTTCCCGCGATTGACGCATGAGGGGGCTTCCTTCCACAGAAACAGGAACGTCGTCAGTTTGGCACAAGAGTTCCTACGTCATTGACCCGAGATCGATGACGAATCGAAACCGCACGTCGCCGCGGAGGACTCGTTCGTAGGCTTCGTTGACTTGTTGAATGGGAATCACTTCAACATCTGACTCGATCTGGTGCGTCGCGCAAAAGTCGAGCATCTCCTGCGTTTCACGGATGCCGCCGATGACGGAGCCAGCGATGCGGCGGCGATGCAGGATGAGGGGAAAGGGTTCCAGGAGTGTCGGTTTATCCGGCACACCGACGAGAATCATCGTGCCGTCGGTTTTCAATAAATTAAGATAGTCGTTGTAATTGTGCGGCGCGGAAACGGTATCGAGGATAAAGTCAAAGCGCCGCTGCAGTTTGGCAAAGGTCTCGGGCTGGGAGGTGAGGGCGAAGTCCGATGCGCCGAGCCGCTCTGCATCTTTCCGTTTCCGTTCGGAGGTGCTCAAGACGGTGACCTGGGCTCCGAGCGCCTTGCCAATCTTCACCGCCATATGGCCCAGTCCGCCCAATCCTACGACCGCCAGCTTGTGATACTTGCCGACGCCCCAATGGCGCAGCGGGGAGTAGGTCGTGATTCCCGCGCATAAGAGCGGGGCGGATCCGGCAGGCGACAGGGCTGAGGGAATCCGCAGCACGTACTGTTCGTCTACGACGATCTGAGTAGAGTAGCCGCCTTGCGTCGGTTGGCCGTCTTTATCGCGGCCGCTATAGGTGAGGAGCATGCCGGCTTCGCAATATTGCTCCTGGCCCTCGCGGCAGGCGGGACAGGTCCGGCAGGAATCCACGAAACAGCCGACGCCGGCTGTTTCGCCCACATGGAACCGTGTGACCGAGCTCCCGACCTGCGTGACCCTGCCGACAATTTCATGACCCGGCACCATGGGGAAAATCGAGCCGCCCCATTCGTCGCGGGCTTGATGAATATCAGAATGGCAGATGCCGCAATGGGTGATCGCGATGAGCACGTCATGGGAACCCACGTCCCGTCGTGTAAAGGAGAAGGGTTGCAGGGCAGCCTTGGCGGTCATTGCTGCATAGCCGTTGGTCGGCAGCATGGCTTGTGCTCCTAGTGAGGGGTCTAATCGGACCGTAACCATAGCAAGATGTCAGAGGCTTGCCAACCAGGAAACGCGCAAACGGGATTGCGTCACCCGGTGTCTCGATCGTCGCCGTCTTCCGATGAGTTGGAGAACGAGGTGTCGAGGGTGAGAGGGGGGCCTGGTATGCGGTAGCGGTCCGTTGCCCAGGCGCCGAGGTCGGTCACTTGGCATCGTTTCGAGCAGAAGGGGCACCAGGGATTGCCGTCCCACGTAGTGGGTTGGCGGCAGAGGGGGCAAGTCATATTCGGCATTATACCATGCTGAATTCGAGAGTCGATGAGGCGACCACCCTGTCCCTTACTTGGAGGGTTGCGCCTTTTCGATTTTGGCCCAGGCGTCCTTGAGTGGCACGGTGCGGTTGAAGACCAGCGCCTCTGCTGTCGAATCTTGGTCGGTACAGAAGTAGCCCAGCCGTTCGAATTGGTACCGGGCGCCGGGTGCCGTTTGCTGCAAACTGGGCTCGACGAGGCAGCCTGTGATTCGTTCCAGCGACGTGGGGTTGAGATAGGTCGTCCAATCCTGGTCCTGCGGCACCTTCGCCAGGTCGGTCGTCAGTAAAGGATTATAGAGACGGACTTCGGCTTTCACCGCATGGTCTGCGGATACCCAATGGATCGTGGCTTTGACTTTGCGTTGCTCCTGGGATGCGCCGCTCATGGTCGTGGGGTCGTAGGTGCAATGGAGTGCCGTGATTTCTCCGGTCTGCGAATCTTTCGTCACCCCGACGCATTTGATGATGTAGGCGTAGCGGAGCCGCACTTCACGTCCCGGGGCGAGGCGGAAGAATTGCTTGGGCGGATCTTCGCGGAAATCGTCCTGCTCGATATAGAGGACGCGGGAGAAGGGGACCTGTCTGCTCCCTGCCGCGGGATCTTCCGGGTTATTGATGGCGCCCAATTCCTCGGACTGGCCTTCGGGATAGTTGTCGAGGATGACCTTGAGCGGCCGCAGGACTGCCATAACGCGCGGCGCTCGCTTGTTCAGGTCCTCGCGAATGAAGTGTTCGAGCAGTTGCATCTCGACAGTGGCCTCGCGCTTGGCGACCCCGATATGTTCACAGAAGGCTCGAATCGCTTCCGGGGTATAGCCGCGGCGGCGCAGGCCCTTGATCGTCGGCAGGCGCGGATCGTCCCATCCGGTCACCAGTTTTTTGCTGACCAATTCCAGCAGCCTTCGCTTACTCATGACGGTATAGGTCAGGTTCAAACGGGCAAATTCGATCTGTTGGGGCCGGTGCGGCGCGTCGGCCTGTTCGACCACCCAGTCATAGAGAGGCCGGTGATCTTCGAATTCCAAGGTGCAGATCGAGTGCGTGATGCCCTCAAGCGCGTCCGAGAGGGGATGCGCATAGTCGTAGGACGGATAGAGGCACCAGGCGCTGCCGGTTCGATAATGGGTCGCATGTTTGATGCGGTAGAGGACCGGGTCGCGCAGGTTGATATTGGGCGAGGCCATGTCGATCTTGGCTCGGAGGGTGTGGGTGCCGTCGGCGAATTCGCCGGCCCTCATGCGTCGGAAGAGGTCCAGGTTGTCGTCGATGGAGCGGCTGCGCGAGGGGCTGTTCTTCCCCCGCTCCGTGAGGGTGCCGCGGTAGGCCCGCATCTCGTCCGCCGTCAAGGTGTCGACATAGGCGAGACCCTTCCGGATCAGGTGCACCGCAAATTCGTGGAGCCGCTCGAAATAATCCGAGGCGAAAAACATCTTCCCCTGCCAGTCGAATCCCAGCCAGCGGACGTCCTCCTGAATGGCCTGGACATATTCAGGGTCTTCGGTGGTCGGGTTGGTATCGTCGAATCGCAGGTGGCAGATGCCGCCCGGAGTGCCGTTCGCCAGGCCGAAGTTTAGACAGATGGATTTCGCATGGCCGATATGGATATAGCCGTTAGGTTCGGGCGGGAAGCGTGTGACGACTCGGCCGCCATGTTTGCCGGCTGCGTGGTCGGCAGCCACGATCTCGCGAATGAAATTTGACGCACTGGACGGTTCAGACATGTGCGGCTGTTCTACCATAAGAACGGCACAGGGGAGAAGGCCTTATCTCAGGCGGGCGGAGGCGGAGCGCTGGGCGGCAGGACGTCCGATATGCCGCTGTTGTACGAGAGTTCTGTCACTTGTCAAAAGGATGGATGGGTCAGCGGGAGATTTAAGGAGACGCTGATTAGCCGATGGATGCGGCGTCGCCGCGGCTTTCCGTCACATCGCCAAAGAGGGTGAGGCCTGTGCCGATGCGGCAGTAGTGCGGGCTGATAGTGACCAGTTCGCCCTGGTGGGTATAGAAGTGTCCGACGGTGATGCGGACTTTTCTTCTTTGTATGAGGCAGGCTTCGAACACCGTGTGGCCGCTTGCCCGGTCGGCCACGGTGACGGAAGGAGAGTCGTCCTGAGTCGCCTCGCGTCCGGTCTTGGCCTGGACGGTGAAGCGGCCCGCGCTGTGAGCGGAGAGCGCGTTCCGTCTGATGTGCCCGATGCGCGTGCCCTGGTCATCGTAAAAGTCCATGGTGAGGAGCAGCGCCAAGGGATCGGACTGCATCTCCAGCACCACCTGCTCCTTGCCTTGGAGCGTGAGGACGCCATTCGTATTTCGAAACACGTTCGAACCGACCTGCAATTCAAGGCCTTGCTCGGGTTTTTCGAGGTCGATCAGCTCCGGAGAGTCTGTGATGCCGGTGGTTTTTGTTTGGAGCGGATTGTTCATGTTTTCGGATGGGTCTGCTGATGGGGAGCGGGGCGACCATCGAAGAATCCCCTCTCCCTGAGGCCCGTCACGCGTATTTTCTTCAAGGTAGGCTATGCCACGGTCTCTGTCAAGTCGTGGGCCTGTCAGCGGTGTAGGGACCTGACCACCGTGCCGCCCCATCAGGAATTGAAAAGTGAAAAGCCCCTGTGCTACTGTGGCCATTCGATTCCACGTCATGGATGTCTGGTCCCATCGTCTAGCCTGGCCTAGGACGGAGCCCTCTCAAGGCTTAAACACGGGTTCAAATCCCGTTGGGACCACCACACCATGCTTACCAAGCCCTTACCCCGTCTCTTCGCTGCAGGCATTTCTCGCCCGCTTTTCTCGTCACGTCTTGCGCGGCAACTTCGTTGACGCCTCTATCGCCGGTTGTGTATGTTGTGCGGAAAGAATGTGCCGTGCTGCTCTTCACTTCTATGGCAGGTAGACTTTCCTATGGGTGCACGTGAATTCCGCGATGGGGCGCAAGATGGGCTCGAGGCGCTCGAGCCTCTCGATCCGGACCAAATCGCATCGTTCGATGGCCTGCTGACTGCCATGCGAAAGACCGCCTTCGGAGGCCGCCGCTTAGGCGAAGCTTACGAAGTGCTCTGGGCGATGATCGAGGATCCCGATT harbors:
- the gltX gene encoding glutamate--tRNA ligase; the protein is MSQVRVRFAPSPTGFLHIGGVRTALFNWLFARQQKGVFVLRIEDTDQDRSTDESIQAILEGLKWVGLDWDEGPFRQTERIDLYRSYAMQLLEKGQAYWCSCKAEELEARRKEAEAKGLSPKYDSRCRDRGLANPAGDAALRFKAPLEGETAVDDLIKGKIVFDNSVQDDLIILRSNGYPTYNFSVVVDDALMNITHVVRGDDHLTNTPRQIPIFQALGFPVPQFGHLPMILGADKSRLSKRHGATSIMAYRDMGYLPDAMVNYLVRLGWSHGDQELFTRQELIEKFSWKNVQTSPAVFNPEKLIWVNAEYLKVSQPALVAQALVPLLEAAGLTGEVRAVAPDWLAQLVVLVKERAKTLVEMVEWVRPYFGQAVTFDEDAAKKFLTPAIAPVLGKLLVRFESFPVFSKQQWEEAFKQLVEAEGMKMGQLAQPVRVALTGRTASPGLFEVMEVLGRDRTIFRLRQGLDRASQA
- a CDS encoding Hpt domain-containing protein, which produces MRQSRETLKLQLKAGTTEPQGTGEHLNHKDNKQPPSLSVNPKAWQPILEAQRPGRPDILAKILDLYLKDSRKLVDTLLAALANRDSKALLESAHGLKSCSAIVGAVRLSELCDQLEGLRTSQSLEEASTLIPVVRQEFDRVCNIFSAELARRAS
- a CDS encoding NAD(P)-dependent alcohol dehydrogenase translates to MLPTNGYAAMTAKAALQPFSFTRRDVGSHDVLIAITHCGICHSDIHQARDEWGGSIFPMVPGHEIVGRVTQVGSSVTRFHVGETAGVGCFVDSCRTCPACREGQEQYCEAGMLLTYSGRDKDGQPTQGGYSTQIVVDEQYVLRIPSALSPAGSAPLLCAGITTYSPLRHWGVGKYHKLAVVGLGGLGHMAVKIGKALGAQVTVLSTSERKRKDAERLGASDFALTSQPETFAKLQRRFDFILDTVSAPHNYNDYLNLLKTDGTMILVGVPDKPTLLEPFPLILHRRRIAGSVIGGIRETQEMLDFCATHQIESDVEVIPIQQVNEAYERVLRGDVRFRFVIDLGSMT
- the yacG gene encoding DNA gyrase inhibitor YacG, with protein sequence MPNMTCPLCRQPTTWDGNPWCPFCSKRCQVTDLGAWATDRYRIPGPPLTLDTSFSNSSEDGDDRDTG
- a CDS encoding glutamine--tRNA ligase/YqeY domain fusion protein — encoded protein: MSEPSSASNFIREIVAADHAAGKHGGRVVTRFPPEPNGYIHIGHAKSICLNFGLANGTPGGICHLRFDDTNPTTEDPEYVQAIQEDVRWLGFDWQGKMFFASDYFERLHEFAVHLIRKGLAYVDTLTADEMRAYRGTLTERGKNSPSRSRSIDDNLDLFRRMRAGEFADGTHTLRAKIDMASPNINLRDPVLYRIKHATHYRTGSAWCLYPSYDYAHPLSDALEGITHSICTLEFEDHRPLYDWVVEQADAPHRPQQIEFARLNLTYTVMSKRRLLELVSKKLVTGWDDPRLPTIKGLRRRGYTPEAIRAFCEHIGVAKREATVEMQLLEHFIREDLNKRAPRVMAVLRPLKVILDNYPEGQSEELGAINNPEDPAAGSRQVPFSRVLYIEQDDFREDPPKQFFRLAPGREVRLRYAYIIKCVGVTKDSQTGEITALHCTYDPTTMSGASQEQRKVKATIHWVSADHAVKAEVRLYNPLLTTDLAKVPQDQDWTTYLNPTSLERITGCLVEPSLQQTAPGARYQFERLGYFCTDQDSTAEALVFNRTVPLKDAWAKIEKAQPSK